The genomic stretch AAGCCCCTGCCGGTGACGCATCTCAAACGGCGCATTGATTTTATTTTGAAATGTTGCGCTGCAGCGACTCGGAGGCCGGTCTATTCGGCCTCCGGGACGCTTGTCACTCAAATGAATGACAAGAACGCGAACGGTTCGTCGCAAAACGACAAGAACTACTCTTAATTGGCGTTTTTGCGGCAGATTTGCCTTTGACACCCTGCGGAAAAACGGCTCATTTGCGGTCTTTCGCGCTGCCGCTCCGGGCAAGCCGATTTCAAATTCAAAGAGGGGGTTTTTATACGATGAACAAGAACGATCTGATCAGCGCGGTTGCCGATTCCAGCGGTCTTTCGAAGAGCGATGCTTCGAGTGCGGTCGAAGGCGTTTTCGACGCCATTACCAAATCGCTGTCGAACGGTGACGAAGTGCGACTGGTCGGCTTCGGTACGTTCTCTGTGGCCAAGCGCAAGGCTTCGACCGGACGCAATCCGCGCACCGGCGAACCGATGACGATCAAGGCATCGAACCAGCCCAAGTTCAAGGCTGGCAAGGGCCTGAAGGACGCCGTCAACTAAGACTGCGCTGGCTGCGCGGGAAACACCGCGCTACCTGATAAAGAAGAACCCCGCCGGTCAGACCGACGGGGTTTTTCTTTGGCCGATAGCCCGGAGAAACCGGGCGTTGGCTGTCAGTCCGACAGGTCGATCAGCGCGGTCGGTGCAGCCTCTGTGCGCGGCGAAACAGCCCAGGTCAGGACCTGCTGACCCGCGGCATTCCGCGACGGCCCCTCATCCGTGTTGTTCGCCAGGATCGCACCGTCGGTGATGACGGTGAAGGTTCCTTCGGGCAGGACCATGTTCGGCGATCCTTCCCCTTCCGAAGACTTCAGCTGGGCGAGGCCCATCGCGCCGCTCATCATGCCCTGCATGGGATTGCCGGCGCCCTGGGCAGCGAAACCGTCTGCATCGATACGCACCTTGCCGTCCTTGCGCAGAATCGCGCTGACGAAGCTGGCCCCCATCGGCATCTTTTCGATCATCGGGAATGCGAAGTCGTGGCTGAGCTGGCCCGACACGTTGAAATCGACTTCGAACAACCCGTCACCCTTGTGGGTGACCTTGTTCCATCCCTTCTGGCGCGAAAGCTTCTCTGCGAACTCTTCTGCTGCCTCCGGGCTCGACGGGTCGATCCCGCCGAGGAACATCTTCATCTGTTCCGCTTCTTTCGCCTTCTTGGCCTTGCGCACGTCGGCGTTGGCATCCCATTCGGCTTTCTGCTCGGCTATTTCGCCTTCAGTGCAGGGACGATCGTTGAAGTCGTCGTCATAGCAATCGCTTGCCGTGAACTCCTCCTCTTCATCCGCGGCCATTTCGGCGAGCTTGGAAAAGGCGAGCATCTGGATTTCACCGGCATAGGAATAGCTGAAGCTGCCATTCTTCATCAGCGAAAGCTGTGAAGTGAACTTGCCCGGCGAAAGCAGGCATCCCGTCAGCAGCAACGGCGCGAAAAGTGCGAGCAGGATCCGCGATTTCATAATTCATCCCCCCTCAGGAATTGCGTGTGGTCACCGCGTACAAGGCAATTGCTGCAGCATTGCTAACGTTGAGGCTCTCCATCACGCTCGAAATTGGCAGCTTGGCCAGTGCGTCGCAATGGACCTCGATGTTGTGGCGCATGCCTTCGCCTTCGGCGCCGAGGACCAGAGCGACAGGTCCGGCGGGCAGGGCTTCGGCAAGCGTTGCCTCGGCGGCACCCGTCAGGCCGATGCGCCAGTATCCGTTCTCTGCCAGTTCATCGAGCGCGCGGGCAAGATTGACGACCCGCACCCAAGGCACGGTTTCGAGCGCGCCCGAAGCGGACTTCGCGAGCACTCCCGATTCGGGCGGAGCATGCCGGTCCTGCGTCACGATGGCTGCGGCGTTGAATGCTGCAGCCGAGCGCATGATAGCGCCCACATTATGCGGATCGGTCACCTGGTCGAGGACGACGATCGGGCGGTCAGCCTCGCCGCCAAGCACCTCGTCGAGGAAAACATCTTCGAGCGGTTCGCATTCCAGCACGAGCCCCTGGTGCGGCGCATCCTTGGCGACAAGGCGCGCCAGGTCCTGGACATCGGCATATTCGACAGGAAAATCGGCCGGCAGTTCGCCGTCGAGCGATTCGATTCCCTCACGGGTCGCCCACAGTTTGCGATGCTGACGGGCAGGGTTCTTTAATGCGGCCTCTACCGCGTGACGTCCCCACAGGCGCGTGTGTCCGGAGGTGCCACGGCCTGAACCGCGCCCACCCTTCATACGTCCTGCACGTCCCCTGAGCGCGCGCTTGCGCTCTGACTTGGCCATTGAATCTCTCGCTTCGTTGATAGGATTTGGCCCTCCTGCCAGTCGCCCCATTGACAGGCAAGCGTCGCTTCGCCAAAGGGGCGCCTCTCGGCAACGGGGTGTCGCTTTTGCGAGCCCCGAATTCCCGACCTTGCTGGTGTGGACAGGTGGCCGAGTGGTTAAAGGCAGCAGACTGTAAATCTGCCCGCGCAAGCGTACGCTGGTTCGAATCCAGCCCTGTCCACCACCCGCAACTCTCACGACGCGAAGCTATCGCTCTTGCCCAGATGGCAAGGCAGGATTAACGAGCCGCGTCATGCAAAAGACTTCCGATGTCATAACGGGCAAGCCCGTTATTTCCGCCACGGGCCTGTTTACGCCTGCCGACAGCATTTCGAACGAAGAGCTCGTCGAAAGCTTCAACCGCTACGTCGAACTCTTCAACAGCCGCAACGCCGAAGCGATCGCCTCTGGTGAGATCGAGGCGCTGCAGCCGAGCTCAGTCGAATTCATCGAGAAGGCGAGCGGTATCAAGGCGCGGCACGTGATGACCAAGCAGCCGGTTCTCGATCCAGAGATCATGGCACCGCGCTGGGAAGAGCGTCCGAACGAAGAGCTTTCGATCCTTGCCGAGATTGGCGTGAAGGCATGCCGCGATGCGCTGGAGCGGGCCGGGCGCGATGTGAAGGACGTCGATGCCGTGCTGTGCGCCGCATCCAACATGCAGCGCCCCTATCCGGCGATGGCGGTGGAGATCCAGGATGCGCTGGGCATCGATGGTTTCGGCTTCGACATGAATGTCGCCTGCTCCTCTGCCACCTTCGGGATACAGACCGCCACGGACTATATCCGGGCAGGAAACGCGAAGAGCGTGCTGGTCGTCAGCCCTGAAATCACCTCGGGCCACCTCAACTGGCGCGACCGCGACAGCCACTTCATCTTCGGTGACGTGGCAACCGCGGTACTGGTCGAGGACGAGGCGGTTGCACCGGCACAGCATTGGGACATCCTCGGCACGAAGCTGAAGACCGTTTTCTCCAACAATATCCGCAACAATTTCGGCTTCCTCAATCGCGCGCATCCGGAAACCGCCGATATGCCGGACAAGCTGTTCGTTCAGGAAGGCCGCAAGGTGTTCAAGGAAGTGGTGCCGATGGTCGCGCAGATGATCATCGATGAGGCCACCCGGCTGGAGATCGATCCGCAAGGTCTGCGGCGTCTATGGCTGCATCAAGCCAACGCGGGGATGAACCGGCTGATCGCGCACCGTGTGCTGGGGCACGAGGCCAACGCGGACGAGAGTCCGACGGTGCTCGATACCTATGGCAATACGTCGAGCGCAGGCTCGATCATCGCATTCCATCTCAACAGCGAGGATTTGCAGGTCGGCGATACCGGCCTGATCTGTAGCTTCGGTGCGGGTTATTCAGCCGGGACGGTATTTGTGCGCAAGGTGGGCTGACGCCGGGCAAAAGCCTGCGCGTCCCACCACTTGATGATCGCCTGCGAAATCTGCCACAGGATCAGCGTCGCCACGACCGACACGAGGCCGTCGACGAAATAGTGATAGGCAAGGTGGACCGAGCCGACCCAGATCACCACGAAGAAGGCAAAGAACAGCTTGCCTGCTGCAGGTGACACGCGGCGGACGGCGAGCCAGAACAGCATCGCCATGGCGACATGCATGCTCGGCATCGCGGTGATGCCGCTGCCGAGACCTCTTTCACCCTCGTGATACCAGCCCAACAGGAGTTCCTGCACGCGAAGGGTCATGATCGGAACCGTTTCGTTCGCCTTGTTGAGATAGGCCATCTGCGCATCGAATGTGTTCATGCCCAGGATCGGGCCGACGAAGCATGGGCCGACGGACGCAAGCATGGTCGCAAGCACGTTGCCGATGACTGTCCAGATAAGGAAGAAACCGAGCAGGTATTCGCGGCGGAAACCGGCTGCTGCCTGGTAGAAGACGAAGAACAGCGTCCCCGCGTAAATCAGCAGCATCCACAGATGATAGGCTACTGCAAGTGCCGCGGTGACGTAGGGATAGCCGAGCACTGGCTGCAGCACTTCCCATGCATCGTAACCGAAGAAGATGAACCGGTCCCACGCGATGAAGGCAGGATCCCAAGAGAAGTCGTTGAACAGCGCGATCATGGACTTCATCTTCGAAAAGAATGGCATGAACACGATGACGAATGCGAAAATGGGCAGGGCGGCCAGAAAGACAGGGCTGCGCAGCCGGCGCATGTAGGTCTCGATCAGGAACATGGTCGGCCGATCGGGCCGGTTCCTGATCAGCAACAGCGCCATGTCGATAACCAGCATTGCAAAACCGGCCGCTGTATAGAGCCGTGCGTTGACCACGGCGAGTTCCAGCCCGACTGCAATTCCATTGTAGAGAAAGATGGCGAGTTCGATGCAGAACAGGGCGAGCGCGATGGCGAGCACCGGTACGTCGTCCCACAACAGGTCCCGGAAAGACCGGTCCAGCATTCGATGATCGCGCGTCATTTCAGCCCCATAATGCATGCCTCGCCGCTGATAGGGAAGTTTGGTTAACCGCATGCTAAAACGCAGCGTCTTGCACGGGCGATTGCGATCAGCGCCTTGTTACTGCCACCTCTTGCGACTAGATCGCAGCGATGGCTGGAGAAATACTCGATAACAAAGGGCGCGGTGATGTCAGCTGGAGCTGGCCGCCGATCCATCCCGAAGGTCGCAAATTCGGACTGATCACGGCAGCACTCAGCTTGCTGACGGCGTTCTTTGCGTGGGAGACGATCGCCTGGCCGCTCGCCTTCCTGACGCTGGGCGTGCTTGCCTTCTTCCGCGATCCCGAACGAGTGGTGCCGCAGTCAGACGACCTGATCGTGTCGCCGGCGGATGGGCTCGTATCGCTCATCCAGGAGGTCGACCCGCCTGCCGAACTGACCGTCGACGATGGATCGGGTACTCGCGGCCTGCCTGAAGGCAAGGTGACACGTATCTCCATCTTCATGAGCGTGTTCGACGTGCACATCAATCGTGCGCCGATCGGCGGCACCGTTCAGCGCGTCGTCTATATGCCCGGCAAGTTCATGAACGCCGATCTCGACAAGGCGAGCGAAGAAAACGAACGCCAGCACATCCTGATCGAGCGGCCCGACGGCATGATGATCGGTTTCACCCAGATCGCGGGCCTTGTCGCGCGGCGTATCGTTCCCTTCGTGAAGCCTGGCGACCTGCTCGCAGTTGGCCAGAGGGTCGGATTGATTCGATTTGGTAGCCGCGTCGACGTCTATCTTCCCGCCGGTACCGATCCCAAGGTGCTGCTTGGCCAGAAGGTGATTGCGGGCGAAACGATGCTCGCGGAAGTCGGCACGCAGAAACTGATCGAGGGCATCGCGCAGTGAGCCATGACCCGGACCTGCCACGCGTTGGGCCCAAGGCCGCAGAAGACGAAATTCCGGTAGGCAAGGGGACGCGCGGGCTGACGTTGCGCACCATGCTGCCCAACGCGATCACCGCAGCAGCGCTTTGTTCGGGCCTTACGGGGATCCGTTTCGCTGTCAGTGGCGAATGGCATTTCGCGGTTATTGCGATCATCCTTGCAGGCGTGCTCGATGGCATCGATGGCCGAATCGCACGCTTGCTGAAGGCCCAGTCGCGCTTCGGTGCGGAGCTCGACAGTCTGGCAGATAACGTGTCGTTCGGGGTCGCGCCGGCGCTGATCCTGTTCATGTGGTCGCTGCAGGACTTTCCCCGGCTCGGATGGTTTGCCGCTCTCGCTTTCGCGGTGTGCATGGCCCTGCGGCTGGCGCGCTTCAATGCGCAAATCGATCTCGACGACCAGCCGCACAAGTCGGCTGGGTTCCTGACAGGTGTACCTGCGCCTGTTGGGGCGGGGCTGGCATTTCTTCCGGTCTATTTCTGGCTTGAGACGGGAATCGCAGAGTTCCGCAACCCGTTCTATCTTGCGATCTGGGTTGCGTTGATCGCGTTCCTGCTGATTTCGAACATTGCGACCCTAAGCTGGTCTTCGATCAGGCCGCGGCGCAATATCAGGCTCGAATTCCTTGCGCTCGTCGGCATCCTGTTCGGCGGCGGTTTGCTACTCGAACCTTGGTGGACGCTGATCGTGATTTGCCTCGGATATCTCGCGCTCGTTCCTGTGGGCCTGGTCCGTTACGGACGGATCAGGCGGCAACGGCGCGAGGCAGCCTCGGCGCAGGGCGGCGCATAGCGCTCCGCTGGATTGCCGCCGCAGGGCGCAGTTTAACGACATCGACCGGACGCGGCGCCTGTTTGAAGGCGCGTTCTTCTACGCGCATTGCAATGACGACGTTGCGGGCACGGACCATAGTGTCCGCCAGCACGGCGATCACAGCCACGAGGGCGATGGCAAACAGGGCGATCGGCAGATAAGCAATCATCGTCAGTCTCACTTTCGGTCTGTCGGCAAGCCTGTTGACAAGCTGTGCATGACTAGGGGAAAACCCTGATTGACGCGGTCCGTTCCGTGTCTGATGGCAATGTTCTCTTTTTGTTCCGCCGTGTCAAGGCGAAAATGCGCCGTGGTGAATCCTGCGTGCGACGAATTGAGGCTGGATTTTTGCCGAATCCCTCGCTAAGGGCGCGCCTTCCGCACATGAAATGCCTCGATTCACGGGGCAGGAGATGGGCGGGAAATCCACATGGAAGGCATACATACCGGTGCCGCAGCGGGGTCTCCGCAGTCGGTTCCAGTCTTCCAGAGGCATAACCGGAAAGGAAATTACCTATGGCGGCTCCTACCGTCACCATGCAGCAATTGATCGAGGCCGGCGCACACTTCGGCCACCAGACCCACCGCTGGAACCCGCGGATGAAGCCGTACATCTTCGGCGCCCGCAACGGTGTTCACATCATCGACCTGTCGCAGACCGTTCCGCTGTTCGCGCGCGCTCTCGACTTCGTTGAGCAGACCGTCCGCGCCGGCGGCAAGGTCCTGTTCGTCGGCACCAAGCGCCAGGCTCAGGAGCCGATCGCAGAAGCAGCTCGCGCTTCGGGCCAGCACTTCGTCAACCACCGCTGGCTGGGCGGCATGCTCACCAACTGGAAGACGATCTCGCAGTCGATCAAGCGTCTCAAGACCCTTGAAGAACAGCTTTCGGGCGAGACTTCGGGCCTCACCAAGAAGGAAGTCCTTCAGCTCACCCGCGAAAAGGACAAGCTGGAACTTTCGCTCGGCGGTATCCGCGACATGGGCGGCATCCCGGACGTGATGTTCGTGATCGACGCCAACAAGGAAGACCTCGCCATCAAGGAAGCGGCCGTTCTCGGCATTCCGGTGATCGCGGTTCTCGACACCAACGTCGATCCGACGGGCATTGCTTTCCCGGTTCCGGGTAACGACGACGCAGCTCGCGCCGTTCGCCTGTATTGCGACGCAATCAGCGAAGCGGCGACCTCGGGTCGCGGCGGCGCAGTTGCCGATTCCGGCGTCGATGTCGGCGCGATGGAACAGCCGCCGGCTGAAGCGACTGCCTGACACGCCACACGGCTGTCACGAACACCCCCTAGTGCGCCGGGCGTCCCCACCAGGGCCCCGGTGCCCGAATACGATTTGAAAAGGAAAATCTCATGGCTGCATTTACTGCCGCTGATGTGAAGGCCCTGCGCGAAAAGACCGGCGCGGGCATGATGGACGCCAAGAAGGCTCTCGAAGAATCGAACGGCGACATCGAAGCTGCTGTCGACGCACTTCGCGCAAAGGGTCTTGCGACCGCGCAGAAGAAGTCGAGCCGCACCGCTGCAGAAGGCCTCGTCGGCGTCGCCGTCGAAGGCACCAAGGGCGTTGCCGTCGAAGTAAACTCGGAAACCGACTTCGTTGCGAAGAACGACAAGTTCCAGGACTTCGTACGCAAGACGACCCAGGCGGCACTCTCGCTTTCGAGCGACGATGTCGACGCGCTGAAGTCGGCTGCATACCCTGACGGCGGCACTGTTGCCGACAAGCTGACCGACAACGTCGCGACCATCGGTGAAAACCAGCAGGTCCGCCGCGTGAAGAGCGTTTCGGTGTCGCAGGGCTCGATCGTTCCTTACGTGCACAACGCTGCTGCAGACGGCCTCGGCAAGATCGGCGTTCTCGTCGCTCTTGAAAGCGACCTGTCGGCAGACGTTCTCGAACCCTTCGGCAAGCAGCTGGCGATGCACATCGCTTCGATGTTCCCGCAGGCGCTGAACGCTGAAGGCCTCGATGCCGATGTGATCGAACGCGAACGTGCGATCGCACAGGAAAAGGCTGCCGAAAGCGGCAAGCCTGCCGAAGTCCAGGCCAAGATGGTCGACGGTGCGATCAAGAAGTTTGCCAAGGAGAACGCTCTCCTGTCGCAGATGTTCGTGATGGACAACAAGACCAGCGTCGAAGACACGGTCGCCAAGTTCGGCAAGGACAATGGCGGTTCGGTCAAGCTGGTGGACTACGTCCGCTACCAGCTCGGCGAAGGCATCGAGAAGGAAGAAAGCGATTTCGCGGCCGAAGTGGCTGCTGCAGTCGCCGGCTGATCCAGCCCGATTGTCGGCGCCTCGCGCCGCTCGAACAGCCGCTCGTCCCTGCCGGGGCGGGCGGTTGTTCCGTTTCGGGGATGAAAAAATCTTTCAGAACCGGGCAAGTTTTTAACAAAGTTAATTGTCGCATTCCTGCACGCTGCCAGAGTGCCGCCCGTCGCTCTCGTCCACCGCGAGGGTTCCGGCCTTTTCGGGTCGCTTTTGAAGACGCTCGGGACCTCCCCTCCCACCAGGGGAAGCGACACCTAATTCTCATCTGCCGGACGTTCATGCTGCCGACGATATCGTTAGGCTTTGCCACTCGCCGCAATCGCAGCTAAGCAGCGCCGCACCCCCTCCCGCTGGAACAGGTTTTCACCATGCCCCTGAAAGACAAGAAGCGCATTCTCCTGAAACTCTCGGGCGAGGTGCTGATGGGGGAGCAGGAATACGGGATCGACCCCGCCTATGTTGCGCGTCTCGCCGAAGAGGTGAAGGCGGCAAAGGACGCAGGCTACGAGATTTGCCTGGTGATCGGCGGGGGCAACATCTTCCGCGGCGTGGCAGGCGCGGCGCGCGGTCTTGACCGTACCACTGGCGATTACATGGGGATGCTGGCAACCGTCATGAACGCGCTGGCCATGCAGAACGCGCTCGAACAGCTCGGCGTCCAGACCCGCGTCCAGTCGGCGATCCCGATGGCTTCAGTATGCGAGCCCTATATTCGCCGCCGTGCCGAACGGCACCTGCAGAAGGGACGCATCGTCATTTTCGCAGCCGGGACCGGCAACCCGTTCTTTACGACCGACACCGGCGCTGCGCTTCGTGCGGCGGAAATGAACTGCGATGCCTTGCTCAAGGGAACCAGCGTCGACGGGATCTATAGCGCGGATCCCAAGACCGATCCCAATGCGACGCGTTTTGAAACAATTACTTACGACAAGGTTCTGTCGGATAATCTCAAGGTCATGGATGCGGCAGCCGTCGCCCTTTGCCGAGAGAACCACATTCCGATAGTTGTCTTCTCGATCCGCGAAAAAGGAAACGTCGCCCGCGTACTCGATGGCAGCGGCGTCCAGACGATTGTACAAGAGGAAGCCTGATCGATGGCACAGTATGACAAGTCCGATATCGAGCGCCGCATGAACGGCGCGGTCGAAGCTCTCAAGAGCGACCTTGGAGGCCTGCGGACGGGCCGCGCGAACACCAGCCTGCTCGATCCGGTGGTGTGCGAAGTTTACGGCGCGATGATGCCGCTCAACCAGGTGGCGACCGTTTCGGCGCCCGAGCCGCGCATGCTGAGCGTGCAGGTGTGGGACAAGGCAAACATGATCGCGGTAGAGAAAGGGATTGCGCACGCAAACCTGGGCCTCAACCCGATGATCGACGGGCAGAACATCCGCCTCCCGATCCCCGACCTGACCGAAGAACGCCGCAAGGAACTGGCGAAGCTCGCCGGGCAGTATGCTGAAAAGGCAAAGATCGCGATCCGCAACGTGCGCCGCGACGGCATGGAAGCGCTCAAGACCGACGAGAAGAAGAAGGAAATCTCCGAAGACGATCGCAAGCGCAGCGAAGAAGAGGTCCAGAAGCTGACCGATAAATACGTCGCGCTGACCGACGAAGCCGCCGCGAAGAAGGAACAGGAAATCCTGACCCAGTGAGGTCGGAGTAGGCCGGAGAGGGCTGATGGGGGCGGAGCCCAACCGAGCAAGGCATGTCGCCATCATCATGGATGGCAACGGACGCTGGGCCAAGAAACGCGCCCTCCCGCGTGCCATGGGGCACAAGCGCGGCGTAGAGGCCGTGCGCAAGCTGGTTCGCAGCGTGGAAGAGATGGGCCTCGATTGCCTGACGCTCTACGCATTCTCCTCCGAAAACTGGAAGCGGCCCGAAGAAGAGGTCGACGACCTGATGAACCTGATGCGCAAGTTCATCAAATCGGATCTGCCTGAATTCATCGCCAACGACGTCCGGCTCAAGATCATCGGCGACTGGCAGGGGCTGGCCCCCGATATCGTCGCCATGCTCGAAGATGCACTGGAACAGACCAGTGGCGGCTCGCACACCCTGGCAGTGGCGCTCAATTACGGATCGCAGCAGGAAATCGCGCGGGCCGCAGCAAAGGCTGCGGCGATCGGCGAAGTGAACGAACGCACAATCGCGGCCCACCTCGACACCAATGACATGCCTCCGCTTGACCTGCTGATCCGGACAAGCGGAGAGGTTCGCCTGTCCAATTTCCTGCTGTGGCAGGCGGCCTATGCGGAGATGCTTTTCGTCGACACGCTGTGGCCGGACTTCACGCCGGACCACCTGCGGCAGGCGCTGGACGATTTCGCCAATAGGGAGCGACGTTATGGCGGACGGTGAACCTAAATCGAAAAACGCCGACCTGCCGGTCCGCTTCGTTTCCGCCATCGTAATGATCGCCATTGCGGGCGTCGCATTCTGGCTCGGCGGATGGTGGTGGGCGTCGTTCGTGGCGATCGTCGCCGGCGGCGTCATGTCCGAATGGCATCGCTTGTCCTCGGCAATTGCTCAATCGCTTGCCGGCAAGGCCGTATGGCTCGTCGCGGGCCTCGCCTATCTCATGCTTGCCAGCCTCACCCTCGTTATCCTGAGGTGGGACGGCACCGGATACTGGCTGTTCGCGCTTGTCCTGTCGGTAATCGGTGTCGATGTCGGCGCATACTTCATGGGGAGGGCCATCGGCGGACCCAAGATTGCCCCGAAGATCAGCCCGTCAAAAACTTGGGCGGGCTTGTTTGGAGGCGTACTCGGCGCTTTCGTCGCCCTGCTGGGGGCTGAAACGGTTTCGACAGTCCTCATCATGCAGCAGCACGGCGCCAGTGGCAGCGAATGGGCCTGGCGCACGATCGAAGGCAATTGGCTTTGGACTCTCGCAGCAGGTGCAGTCATCGCCGTCGTTGCCCAGGCTGGCGATTTCTTCGAGAGCTGGATGAAGCGGCGTGCAGGGGTGAAGGATAGCTCGAACCTCATTCCCGGCCACGGCGGATTATTCGATCGCACCGACGGCCTGATCGCCGTCTCAGCCCTGTTCGCGATTATCCAGCTGGTTGGCGGGGTGTTGTGACCCGCTCAATTTCCATCCTTGGCGCGACAGGTTCGGTGGGTGAGCAGACTCTCGACCTGATCCGGCGCAACCGTAACGAGTGGCAGGTCGAGGCACTCACCGCGAATTGCTCGGTTGCCAAGCTGGCCCAGATGGCACGTGAATTCGGCGCGAAGCTGGCTGTCGTGGGTGACGAGGCTTGCCTGCCCGAATTGCGCGAAGCGCTGGCCGGATCTGGCATCGAAGCCGCCGGTGGCCGTGCGGCGCTGTGCGAGGCGGCATCTCGCCCGGTCGACATCACCGTTGCCGCTATCGTCGGCTGTGCCGGGTTGGGCCCGGTGATGGCCGCGATCGAACGGGGCGGCACTGTCGCGCTCGCCAACAAGGAGGCGCTGGTTTCGGCTGGCGAAGTCATGACCGCGGCTGTCGCCCGTCATGGTGCGACGCTGCTTCCGGTCGACAGCGAGCATAATGCGATCTTCCAGTGCCTGCAGGGGCACAGGCTGTCCGATGTTGCGAGGATCACGCTGACTGCCAGTGGCGGACCGTTCCGCACATGGACACAGGCGCAGCTCGATGCGGCGACGCCAGAGCAGGCGGTGGCGCATCCCAACTGGGACATGGGTGCAAAGATCAGCGTCGATTCTGCGACGATGATGAACAAGGGCCTCGAATATATCGAAGCCCATCACCTCTTTCCCGTCGGTCTCGACCGGTTGAAGATCGTCGTCCACCCGCAAAGCGTGATCCATTCGATGGTCGAATATCGCGACCGTTCGACGCTGGCGCAGCTGGGTCCGTCCGACATGCGCGTGCCCATCGCATCCTGTCTCGCCTGGCCGGCGCGCATGGATACGCCGATGGAAACGCTCGACCTGCCGGCGATTGGCGAACTGAGTTTCTTCGCCCCTGACGAGGATCGCTTCCCGGCGACCCGCCTGGCGCGCGAAGCGATCGAGGCGGGCGGCGCGGCGCCGGCCATTCTCAACGCTGCCAACGAGATAGCCGTATCGGCATTTCTCGGCGGTCAGATTTCGTTCACCCGTATTGCTGCATTGGTGGAGGACACGGTTAGCCGCTATACGGCGGCTGCACCGGGCACGCTTGCGGAGGTTCTCGAGATCGACCGCGAGGCACGCGTCCGGGCCGAGGCAATGTTGGAGAACGCTTAACTTGTTGGAATCGCCTCCTTTCTGGATGTACGTCATAGGCTTCCTGCTGGTGCTCGGTCCGCTGGTGACCCTGCACGAGCTCGGCCATTACCTCGTCGGCCGCTGGTTCGGCGTCGGGGCAGAGGCGTTTTCGATCGGTTTCGGCAGGGAACTGATCGGATGGACTGACAAGCGCGGCACGCGCTGGAAGATCGCAGCCATTCCGCTCGGCGGATACGTCCAGTTCAAGGGCGACATGAACCC from Altererythrobacter epoxidivorans encodes the following:
- the pyrH gene encoding UMP kinase encodes the protein MPLKDKKRILLKLSGEVLMGEQEYGIDPAYVARLAEEVKAAKDAGYEICLVIGGGNIFRGVAGAARGLDRTTGDYMGMLATVMNALAMQNALEQLGVQTRVQSAIPMASVCEPYIRRRAERHLQKGRIVIFAAGTGNPFFTTDTGAALRAAEMNCDALLKGTSVDGIYSADPKTDPNATRFETITYDKVLSDNLKVMDAAAVALCRENHIPIVVFSIREKGNVARVLDGSGVQTIVQEEA
- the frr gene encoding ribosome recycling factor → MAQYDKSDIERRMNGAVEALKSDLGGLRTGRANTSLLDPVVCEVYGAMMPLNQVATVSAPEPRMLSVQVWDKANMIAVEKGIAHANLGLNPMIDGQNIRLPIPDLTEERRKELAKLAGQYAEKAKIAIRNVRRDGMEALKTDEKKKEISEDDRKRSEEEVQKLTDKYVALTDEAAAKKEQEILTQ
- the uppS gene encoding polyprenyl diphosphate synthase, producing MGAEPNRARHVAIIMDGNGRWAKKRALPRAMGHKRGVEAVRKLVRSVEEMGLDCLTLYAFSSENWKRPEEEVDDLMNLMRKFIKSDLPEFIANDVRLKIIGDWQGLAPDIVAMLEDALEQTSGGSHTLAVALNYGSQQEIARAAAKAAAIGEVNERTIAAHLDTNDMPPLDLLIRTSGEVRLSNFLLWQAAYAEMLFVDTLWPDFTPDHLRQALDDFANRERRYGGR
- a CDS encoding phosphatidate cytidylyltransferase is translated as MADGEPKSKNADLPVRFVSAIVMIAIAGVAFWLGGWWWASFVAIVAGGVMSEWHRLSSAIAQSLAGKAVWLVAGLAYLMLASLTLVILRWDGTGYWLFALVLSVIGVDVGAYFMGRAIGGPKIAPKISPSKTWAGLFGGVLGAFVALLGAETVSTVLIMQQHGASGSEWAWRTIEGNWLWTLAAGAVIAVVAQAGDFFESWMKRRAGVKDSSNLIPGHGGLFDRTDGLIAVSALFAIIQLVGGVL
- the dxr gene encoding 1-deoxy-D-xylulose-5-phosphate reductoisomerase — encoded protein: MTRSISILGATGSVGEQTLDLIRRNRNEWQVEALTANCSVAKLAQMAREFGAKLAVVGDEACLPELREALAGSGIEAAGGRAALCEAASRPVDITVAAIVGCAGLGPVMAAIERGGTVALANKEALVSAGEVMTAAVARHGATLLPVDSEHNAIFQCLQGHRLSDVARITLTASGGPFRTWTQAQLDAATPEQAVAHPNWDMGAKISVDSATMMNKGLEYIEAHHLFPVGLDRLKIVVHPQSVIHSMVEYRDRSTLAQLGPSDMRVPIASCLAWPARMDTPMETLDLPAIGELSFFAPDEDRFPATRLAREAIEAGGAAPAILNAANEIAVSAFLGGQISFTRIAALVEDTVSRYTAAAPGTLAEVLEIDREARVRAEAMLENA